TCAATTTTACATCATTCGTTTCTGTGTATATCATATCCATGTACTGTGGTACCTTTTGTTGTTGTAAGTGATCCGTTACAAAAAGTCCGACAAAGAACGAATGTTTCAAAAATCGAAGCAATTTTTCCCATTAGAAAAAAATGTTAATCTGATCAATCGCTTGTACACACCCAAAAATatgaactaaaacattttttgtggaaaacaatttttttttttttcatgaaaaaactctgaaatacatataaatgatgaatgaaatgtaTCATGGCTATTTAACAACACTTTCTGGCAAAGACAGCGATGAGCGGAGAGGAAGTGAGAGCCTTCTTTCTGAGATTGCCACatgttctttcttgaattcaatagtgtttgtGCAAGCGAACAGACAAGTTTGTTCCACGGTATGTTTGGCCATATCATAACTTTTCATCGAAAAACGAATTATACTAAAACCGAGGtgccatatattttttattatatacttttttaatgtaTGGTTGTACGCTAACTTTTTGTCGAAAACCAAATCAGACAAAAACCGAGGTGTCACTGTATTTATAAAttgaattgtttaaaaaaaaaaaaaattatttgtatttttttatgtttagcaATATGATAACTTTTTGTCGAAAACCGAATTATACTCAAACCGAGGTgccactgtatttatttatacattttttaaataatttaaaaaaaattttggctGTACGATAACTTTTCATCGAAAACCGAATCAAACAAAAACAGAGTAgccactgtatttatttattgaatttaaaaaaaattttttttaaattttatggcaatacgcaACATTTTTGTCGAAAACcaaatcaaacaaaaaacagcCAACTACGGTGTTTATGAatgattttttaacattttttaaaattagatattttttttaattttaagttttttttttaatgtttgctaCACGATAACTTTTTGTTGAAAACCGAATTATACTAAAACTGAGGAGCcactgtatttattaattattatttttaatttaaaaaatatattcgtTTGGCCATTAATGGAGGtgcaactgtatttatttatttattgaatttgaaaaaaacattaatttatttattctttatatttttttggtatgtaattttttttatgtatggccatacgctaacttttttttgaaaaccaaatcaaacaaaaaacagcCACCCACAGTTTGTTGATTTTTttcgtattttatatatatttttattatgttttttttgtgtaatgtttAGCTATGCaataaaatgttgtcaaaaacCGAGGtgccattgtatttatttatttagttttaaatatttgtttaaatttgtattctatttttttttgtcgTACGATGACTTTTCACCAAATTAcactgtttttttaatattatggAATTGAAGTTGTTTGTATCTTTAGCAGGTTGGCACTAAATCGACTAACGTGTCCATGACCACCACTGACACGGTCATTCGTAGCAATCCGGACGACCACCTCAGCTGCGAGGACCCAGAACTTTCTGAGTAAACTTGTAACAATCCTCAGTCTTTAATCAATGCATGCTTTTATCcaaccatgattttttttttcattgtttatCAGACCCGCAGAGGACCAACGGAAGCCCAGCAGATGGAGGATCATCATGGACGAAGGCCTCATGAAGATCAACTCCTTCCCGCACTTCTTCCACGGGGATTATTGTGCCTCACAGGTGAAAACCTTGAACTTAAACGATCTGTGGTGATGTCATTGTGCATAATTTTAAAGACCACGCCTCAACTTCTTGTCATGTTTACCAACAGGATGTCCAGTGGGCTCCAGACACGGATGTGATGACCTCCACCAACGAGGTTTGTGTGCAACTTCAATGTCAGTTATTATTAGGGGAGTCTCGATTCGGTATTGACATTAGAAAAACATCAGGAATCAGATatcagaaaaaacaaatatgagatgtCATGTGCTTGCATGTgcatgcatgtaaaatgtgtgatatcatgtgcgataccagcagtcctgTAGAGTTTCTACTTGTGTAAagatggacagccagttaacatctaaatgttaaacacacaatttattttatttttatcaagTATTTTATAAAAGATAAACATGCAACGCTATAGTTTAAGAGGTTCAAATGTGTCATCATTAcgaaaggttttgtttttttacaatgaattaaTATAGCTGAATTATTTTTTTCGTTTGAATCTtgttaagataaaaaaaatatttaatcaaattatgctgatgatttcattgaataaaaatactcggagctagcagctacacaacagctaagcacacaatagcacacaagcgagACGTGCGTACGTGATCATcgttaaacaatattgcagtgtaaaacagcacatttgtcaatataaacaagtatcaaataattattggTGCattttacttacacatacaaagttttCAAAGCAGAAGCGTATTCAGTAACAAAAGTGTCTGCATCATTAAACTTATTGCATTATGATCTTAACTAATGGtaaaaaaactgtattttaaaattcagtttgtaaaaattcagtgcaaaaaaatgtaGTGCAGTAAAATTCAGTGCGTAAACATCCGTTGCCTTAAAactcacctcattggctggttctgagacaggattgatTGCTTCAGTTTTAATTTAACGAAAGTGAGTCTTGAGTTTACCGAATATTACTGCATTTAATTTTTCGGTActgaaatttttttacactgaatttatatacaaTGCATCTTAAAACCTTGAATTTGACCAAATTGAATTTttgaacacacacattttgctgtcatatttttattcaatgaaaatgtctgcataatttgatgtaaaaaaacattgaattCACAAAATTCAAAAGCAAAACATTCAGTTACATGTATTCAGTTTCCAAAAAAAGCTTTCACAGACAAATTATCCTCCacatataggctactaggagctagcagcacACAATAGCACGCAAGCTAAACATACGTAATAATAACTGAACAATATAttggtgtaaaacagcacatttgtcaatataaataagTAGCAAGtagcaaataattatagttgcatattacttaagcagaagcgtattagaaagtatccagtaacaaacgtgtcggcatcattcaacttactgcgtcgtgAGCTTAATTTGTGAATTGTTGTCGCCAAAAAATAAATTACCACTCCagttcaatttaaagacagcataagtacaTTTCAgaccaataataataaaaaggttTGTGTTTTTAATTCTTGCCTTTTGTTCTCTGAATATTTTCacctgatcaaaccttttctaacaatccacattacaaaataataaaagtatgtacgacgatttgtgctgatatcgtatcggagtAATATCGGTATTAGCCAAGGTTGGATCGGGATTTCCCTCGTTATTTTTCCCAAAAGTTTGGACTCCCCTGATTAAGAGTGTTGATGTTCTTAAGCCACGGCCTCATTACCCAAATACCGATGTGCTTCCTTCTATCCAATAAGAATTCAACTTGATACTATTTTATGAAATATACAGAAAAAACACAAAGCCATTTAACTTACATTTTTGAACAAAGATAAGCTTTCTTGCTCTCACAGATGGCGTGCCAAGACCCTGAGAAGGTGATCCAGGTGAGCGAGGCGTGGCAGTGGCTCAACCTGGACGTGCGCGGGCCTCTGCCACCAACGCGCACCGGCCACACGCACGTGGTGACGCTCAGCGACTGCTACTCCAAGTGGGTGGAGGCCGCGCCCGTGCCGGCGTTCCTGCCCGCCCATGTGGCCATGCACGTCGCCGACGCCGTCGCCCACTTCGGCTACCCGCTACGCGTTCTCTCCCGGCTGCCTCGCTACGTCATCCGCCAGGTGAGTGCCGGCCGCCTGCGCACCGACGTGGAGACTCTGACTTCCCGCTCGTGCAGATCAACCAGGAGCTTGCCACTCAGCTGACGGCCGCCACGCCGCTGGTTCTTTATCATCCGCATGCTGGCGTCGCTGATGTGAGCACGCAGCAGATGATTGACAGGTGTGTACATTATTATATTAGGACCACAATAATCAACAGGTTTAAGCACAAACTATCtgttaaacagaacaagaagcaagtaatcaggcagagacagaattcaattttgctcattgGGAGAacacatggagctgcacactcagttacagtctcaccctacgctctgaggaACAGCCCACGCGCCCCCctttttattcaggagttccctagttacatcgctgaggctgcttctaaagggaggggtcacacattatgcaagcagctcagtacgcacaatacgtgattattcagaacggaaatgtgctgggggccttgtgattgtgccctgtctctgctttgtctgcctgCTGTTAcgccttatcttcgttgaggtgctTGAGgttcgtccttggctgttagcaggcTGAAAGACAGAAAAATCTGCGGCGAGGCAACTCCTCActttgcagtggaagataacaagttgtgtgcctttgcacgaaAAGAAAAAggacagcttgagcacaatagataataactagagcaacggcctttaagcataagagttgtgtgataacttatagtTATTCTaacaatttaactttaactttgtacTATTTACTTTTTTAACAATTTGTTAAtactaaatgtttaaaaaaattaataaatagacTGCGTTTGTGGTGATGTACCTAATGATTTGGCCTGTATGCTCTCCACCAGAATGGTCAGCGAGCTTGTCCAGGAGCATGCGGCCGACTGGGACGTCTACCTTCCCGCCAAGGTCTTCGCTCTGTGCTTCCAAGAACATTCGGCTACGAAGCAGCGACCTTTTGCGCTGCTCTGCTGCGACGGGCCTGAACCCGTCAGCACTCCACGGGGTCTACCTGTGAGTTTTTATTGTGTACATCTTTAAATCACCTTTCATGGTCTTGAACTgagtaagaagctatttaactaACAGGAAATAACACGTGAAGCTAGGTAAACACACAGCCACATCACTAAGTAAATTTTACGGTGTACTCCAGGGAtcaatacaagcaataacattgtTCAgtttctacatcaggggtgtccaagcttgtttttttattggccgccgacacattctaaagacaaaataaatgatGGCTGTAAAGTAAGTCTCCGCTTTTCCAAAAacacgctagcttgatgctaatatacattagcTCCGCTATTGACATGCTATTGATTAGTGTTAGCGatttttacatggtgatttcaacacttccaaatttgTTATTAAGATGCActtttacaatcaaacagctggtgtgtagtaagtacaatacttacagtattatcactttttagggtgcaacaaaaatcgaaacaacacaccataaactataaactactgccatctaatgttttAGATttacaactgtaattgcaacttattaTCACACTTGCAATTGCGACttagaaatgtgataataaagcAAGATATAACAACCGGACAACAGTTAACATAAACAGctcattttaaatgttgcaaaaaatatatatatttaataattaaaaacaatatttattcacacacacaaaagtgccgAAAATTAGGGTTTCTATACTGGAAATGGGTACAATATCGGTTAAAATCTGAACGATACCCATCCCTacttacaacacttaaaacctttagtatgcaAGTATGTGGAACTAGATTACGGAATGAATTAATAAACAATGCActgatatgattcagtttaagtaTCTGTTtaatttaaagtgtttacaaagtacaacaaagaagaatcctgataaataaattgaattaaaaaaaagaactaatGCTTTTTATCTAgggctgtccgataatggctttttgccaatatccgatattccgatattgtccaactcttaattacagataccgatatcaaccgataccgatatcaaccgataccgatatataccgtcgtggaattaacacattattatgcctaatttggacaaccaggtatggtgaagataaggtcctttttaaaaaaaattataaaataagataaataaattaaaaacattttcttgaataaaaaagaatgtaaaacaatataaaaacggttacatagaaactagtatataatgaaaatgagtcaaattaactgttaaaggttagtactattagtggaccagcagcacacatgtgtgcttacggactgtatcccttgcagactgtattgatttatattgatatataatgtaggaaccagaatattaataacagaaagaaacaacccttttgtgtgaatgagtgtaaataagggagggaggttttttgggttggtgcactaattgtaagtgtatcttgtgttttttatgttgatttaataaaaaataaaaaaacgataccaatgatttttttaaaaatgataccgataatttccgatattacattttaaagcatttatcggccgataatatccgcaggccgattttatcggacatctctatttttatCTTATGTGAATTACAACCTATACACTTTTATTCATTGGTGAGAACTTTAttgattatttgtttgtttgtgtcacaAATTAGTAAGTGAAaaaatgtgttagaaattgctaCGAAACAGAAAAGTTTAGGATTAAGTAAGTTTTTCTTCTTCCGACCGCTTTTTGGAAATGTACTAAGAAACTGTAAGTATGTGATGTataatattgtaactgtatgcatgttctaaATGAACGAACACCATTCTTATTAATATGTGCTCTCCTCCCTGGACCGCAGTACACTGACACAGAGATCCGAGAGAGTACTCTAGTGGTTGCATAAACTGTATAAACTGTCTGTAAGTACTTTTTCTATTTTCTTCCAGTTTAGTTCTTGACTATTTGAAGGAGTTTGTGTAACTTATTCTATGCATTTCAGCTCATCTGAGGCGGAAAATGAATCAGGGTCGTCCGACGCAAAAGTTTACATCGAGAAAAAGCATCAGTTATCTTTGAATTTTTATGAATCTTTGTGGGaaattgtgattaaaaaaaacccaataaacaCTGACTGTTTTTGAGTAGAATGTTTTTTCTTACACCAAACTCATTTCAATGTAATATTTAACACAAATTCAACTGAATGATATAGAGTATTTTCTTATGACAGTATATAAAGggatgtccaaaccttttccactgagggccgcacactagaAAATGAAATCCTCAATCAAATAccaattttatatttttaattttcaaaacctatatatgtatatatatatatgtgtatatatatatatatatgtgtgtatatatatatatatatgtatatactgtatatatttatatgtatatgtatatacagtatgtatatgtatatatatatatgtatatataggtgtgtgtacatatatatatatatatatatatgtatatactgtatatatttatatgtatatgtatatacagtatgtatatgtatatatgtatatataggtgtgtgtacatatatatatatatacacgtaaatggtaaatgggtcgtacttgtatagcgcttttctacctttttttttaaggaactcaaagcgctttgacactattttccacattcacccattcacacacacacattcacacattcacacactgatgtatatacacacgtgtatatatatgtatatatatacaatatgtatgtgtgtgtgtgtatatatactgtatatatacgtatatg
This genomic interval from Entelurus aequoreus isolate RoL-2023_Sb linkage group LG06, RoL_Eaeq_v1.1, whole genome shotgun sequence contains the following:
- the zgc:153292 gene encoding uncharacterized protein zgc:153292 isoform X2; the protein is MGRYKCAYECESSDEADEKYFKFPLFNERRLKKWLSNMKWKDWTPSRFSVLCSKHFEEQYLDRSGKCVQLREDAVPTIFPLQEEAKKMQAPETPKSTRRKVGTKSTNVSMTTTDTVIRSNPDDHLSCEDPELSEPAEDQRKPSRWRIIMDEGLMKINSFPHFFHGDYCASQDVQWAPDTDVMTSTNEMACQDPEKVIQVSEAWQWLNLDVRGPLPPTRTGHTHVVTLSDCYSKWVEAAPVPAFLPAHVAMHVADAVAHFGYPLRVLSRLPRYVIRQINQELATQLTAATPLVLYHPHAGVADVSTQQMIDRMVSELVQEHAADWDVYLPAKVFALCFQEHSATKQRPFALLCCDGPEPVSTPRGLPYTDTEIRESTLVVA
- the zgc:153292 gene encoding uncharacterized protein zgc:153292 isoform X1 produces the protein MGRYKCAYECESSDEADEKYFKFPLFNERRLKKWLSNMKWKDWTPSRFSVLCSKHFEEQYLDRSGKCVQLREDAVPTIFPLQEEAKKMQAPETPKSTRRKQVGTKSTNVSMTTTDTVIRSNPDDHLSCEDPELSEPAEDQRKPSRWRIIMDEGLMKINSFPHFFHGDYCASQDVQWAPDTDVMTSTNEMACQDPEKVIQVSEAWQWLNLDVRGPLPPTRTGHTHVVTLSDCYSKWVEAAPVPAFLPAHVAMHVADAVAHFGYPLRVLSRLPRYVIRQINQELATQLTAATPLVLYHPHAGVADVSTQQMIDRMVSELVQEHAADWDVYLPAKVFALCFQEHSATKQRPFALLCCDGPEPVSTPRGLPYTDTEIRESTLVVA
- the zgc:153292 gene encoding uncharacterized protein zgc:153292 isoform X3, giving the protein MKWKDWTPSRFSVLCSKHFEEQYLDRSGKCVQLREDAVPTIFPLQEEAKKMQAPETPKSTRRKQVGTKSTNVSMTTTDTVIRSNPDDHLSCEDPELSEPAEDQRKPSRWRIIMDEGLMKINSFPHFFHGDYCASQDVQWAPDTDVMTSTNEMACQDPEKVIQVSEAWQWLNLDVRGPLPPTRTGHTHVVTLSDCYSKWVEAAPVPAFLPAHVAMHVADAVAHFGYPLRVLSRLPRYVIRQINQELATQLTAATPLVLYHPHAGVADVSTQQMIDRMVSELVQEHAADWDVYLPAKVFALCFQEHSATKQRPFALLCCDGPEPVSTPRGLPYTDTEIRESTLVVA